One genomic segment of Verrucomicrobiia bacterium includes these proteins:
- a CDS encoding rhamnogalacturonan acetylesterase has translation MKSAVAALLMVSAVAGGLSSPAAEIMRFQFPSGPVRPGFQPVTPGDHFTPERGYGFDLGTGPAGATDGQPFYFSVALPEGNYHVAITFGDVHDATTNTVKAELRRLMLERVVTQPGEFVTRTIAVNLRTPAIAGGDHVHLKPREKQTEMVDWDDKLTLEFNGSRPGLAALAITPAKVPTVFILGDSTVCDQPLEPWNSWGQMLTRFFGPGVALANHAESGESIRSSLGARRFAKVFSLMQPGDWLLLQYGHNDMKDKATNALATYKANLEKIVEECRAKGGTPVLITSMERKAGLEHDTLAGYPQTVRDVAREQGTALIDLHAMSRVFYRALGSDLDQAFQDGTHHKAYGSYELAKCVAEGLRANKLPLAASLTADFTGFDPAKPDPVGTFAVPASPMHSDRKPDGN, from the coding sequence GGCCCCGTCCGGCCGGGCTTTCAGCCCGTCACGCCCGGGGACCACTTCACGCCCGAGCGGGGTTACGGCTTCGATCTCGGAACCGGCCCCGCCGGCGCAACGGACGGCCAGCCCTTTTACTTTTCCGTGGCCCTGCCCGAAGGCAATTACCACGTGGCCATCACGTTTGGGGATGTGCACGACGCCACGACGAACACGGTTAAGGCGGAGCTGCGCCGCCTGATGCTCGAGCGCGTGGTGACGCAGCCGGGCGAATTTGTGACTCGCACCATTGCGGTGAACCTGCGCACGCCGGCCATCGCGGGAGGTGATCATGTGCATCTCAAGCCCCGGGAAAAGCAGACCGAGATGGTGGATTGGGACGACAAGTTGACGCTCGAATTCAACGGCTCGCGCCCGGGCCTGGCGGCGCTGGCCATCACGCCGGCCAAGGTGCCGACCGTGTTCATCCTTGGCGATTCGACCGTGTGCGATCAGCCGCTGGAGCCGTGGAACAGTTGGGGGCAGATGTTGACGCGGTTCTTCGGACCTGGCGTGGCCCTCGCGAATCATGCGGAGTCGGGCGAATCCATCCGGAGTTCGCTGGGCGCCCGGCGATTCGCAAAGGTGTTCAGCCTCATGCAGCCCGGCGACTGGCTGTTGCTGCAATACGGCCACAACGACATGAAGGACAAGGCGACGAACGCACTGGCCACCTACAAGGCGAACCTGGAAAAGATCGTTGAAGAATGCCGTGCCAAGGGCGGAACGCCCGTGCTGATCACCTCCATGGAGCGCAAGGCCGGGCTCGAACACGACACGCTGGCGGGCTATCCACAGACCGTGCGGGACGTGGCGCGCGAGCAGGGGACGGCGTTGATCGATCTGCACGCGATGAGCCGGGTGTTTTACCGGGCGCTGGGTTCCGACCTCGACCAGGCCTTTCAGGACGGCACGCATCACAAGGCTTACGGCAGTTATGAACTGGCCAAATGTGTGGCGGAGGGACTCCGCGCAAACAAGCTGCCGTTGGCGGCGTCTTTGACGGCGGATTTCACGGGATTCGATCCCGCGAAGCCCGATCCGGTCGGCACCTTTGCCGTGCCGGCCAGTCCGATGCATTCAGATCGGAAGCCCGACGGCAATTGA